A section of the Halopiger aswanensis genome encodes:
- a CDS encoding formyltransferase family protein, whose protein sequence is MSSPKPETVGLLTEPYLHRWQVRAVRNLLAETDVEISLVVSNARNADPEIDSWNSRNRIGLGDLAQFLGLVRRERAWTLVLAERNLGRIAGDDATLWHRRAIEDVDSLADAAHVRCTPRVDGAWAEFPDSVVTRIARECDVVIRFGFGLIRGAILEAPSHGVVSFHPADIRRYRGLGPPAIFREGRSTAGVTLQRLDESIDGGEIVAFDETTIEDCYTLWDVFDRTATLQIDLLADGIENLRDPAFEPTTVPDEQLGDFYSRDQRRTLRFAGRILARNLRGRVRRQYRRRRPTDDSDETRRDADDRDGVAESSDPHG, encoded by the coding sequence ATGTCATCGCCCAAACCGGAAACGGTCGGTCTCTTGACCGAGCCGTACCTCCACCGGTGGCAGGTCCGCGCCGTTAGGAACCTGCTGGCCGAGACCGACGTCGAGATCTCGCTGGTCGTGAGCAACGCTCGCAACGCGGACCCCGAGATCGATTCGTGGAACAGTCGCAATCGGATCGGCCTCGGGGATCTCGCGCAGTTTCTCGGGCTGGTGCGGCGCGAACGGGCGTGGACGCTCGTCCTCGCGGAGCGCAATCTCGGCCGCATCGCCGGCGACGACGCGACGCTCTGGCACCGCCGCGCGATCGAGGACGTCGACTCGCTCGCCGACGCCGCACACGTTCGGTGCACCCCGCGAGTGGACGGCGCCTGGGCCGAATTCCCCGATTCGGTCGTCACCCGGATCGCCCGGGAGTGCGACGTCGTGATCCGGTTCGGGTTCGGGCTGATCCGCGGCGCGATTCTCGAGGCTCCGTCCCACGGCGTCGTGAGCTTCCATCCAGCGGACATCCGCCGCTACCGCGGACTTGGGCCGCCGGCGATCTTCCGCGAGGGCCGATCGACCGCCGGGGTCACGTTACAGCGACTGGACGAGTCGATCGACGGCGGCGAGATCGTCGCGTTCGACGAAACGACGATCGAGGACTGTTACACGCTGTGGGACGTGTTCGACCGCACGGCGACCCTCCAGATCGATCTCCTCGCCGACGGGATCGAGAACCTGCGCGATCCGGCGTTCGAACCGACGACCGTCCCCGACGAACAACTGGGCGACTTTTACTCGCGCGATCAGCGTCGAACGCTCCGGTTTGCCGGCCGGATCCTGGCCCGAAACCTCCGCGGTCGGGTTCGGCGGCAGTATCGGCGACGCCGTCCGACCGACGATTCGGACGAGACGCGACGCGATGCGGACGACCGCGACGGCGTCGCGGAATCGAGCGATCCGCACGGGTAG
- a CDS encoding MFS transporter translates to MTGAGLPRPSGRAGVFGTICLFSFLVNTGRIAFAPLVDFFIQSGINPATAGLAATAVWVGSALSRLPTGYLLTRISRHRALLGMGLFLSITSALTALSPGIWFTVAGAFLVGLATGVFFIAANPLVSELFPERVGLAVGIRGMFSQIAAVTAPILVSVAIVRGSWRLVFGALAVLAFVLTVGFQFAVRRAEMPTAGADDRDFLAAIRAQWRLIAVGIVFVGFTGFVWQGVFNFYVTYLGAAKGIPSETGTTLLTVLFAAGVPSFVIAGRLADRFSYLPVLLATLAGFVACLLAVTVVEGVLAIAAVTVAMGLIIHCLFPVADAYLLDSLPDENRASAYAGFSATMMLIQATGSVAVGAFAQVGLGYTAVFRGYALFVAAIAVAMAVLARAGRLPRGGYA, encoded by the coding sequence ATGACGGGCGCAGGGCTCCCGCGACCGTCGGGCCGAGCGGGCGTGTTCGGCACCATCTGTCTGTTCTCGTTTCTGGTCAACACCGGCCGGATCGCGTTCGCGCCGCTGGTCGACTTCTTCATTCAGTCGGGGATCAACCCGGCGACCGCGGGACTGGCGGCAACGGCCGTCTGGGTCGGCAGCGCGCTCTCCCGGCTGCCGACTGGGTATCTCCTCACGCGGATCAGCCGCCACCGCGCCCTCCTCGGTATGGGGCTCTTTCTCAGCATCACGTCCGCGCTGACCGCGCTCTCGCCCGGCATCTGGTTCACCGTCGCCGGCGCCTTCCTCGTCGGCCTCGCGACCGGCGTCTTCTTTATCGCGGCCAACCCGCTCGTGAGCGAACTGTTCCCCGAGCGGGTCGGCCTCGCGGTCGGCATCCGCGGGATGTTCTCCCAGATCGCCGCCGTCACGGCGCCGATTCTGGTCTCGGTGGCGATCGTCCGCGGCTCGTGGCGACTCGTCTTCGGGGCGCTCGCCGTCCTCGCGTTCGTCCTCACGGTGGGCTTCCAGTTCGCCGTCCGGCGCGCCGAGATGCCGACCGCCGGCGCCGACGACCGTGACTTCCTCGCCGCGATCCGCGCCCAGTGGCGGCTGATCGCCGTCGGCATCGTCTTCGTCGGCTTCACCGGCTTCGTCTGGCAGGGCGTGTTCAACTTCTACGTCACGTACCTCGGCGCCGCGAAGGGGATTCCGTCGGAGACGGGCACCACTCTGCTGACGGTGCTGTTCGCCGCCGGCGTGCCTTCGTTCGTCATCGCCGGGCGCCTCGCCGATCGGTTCTCCTATCTCCCCGTGCTGCTCGCCACGCTCGCCGGCTTCGTCGCCTGTCTCCTCGCAGTGACCGTCGTCGAGGGCGTGCTCGCGATCGCCGCCGTCACCGTCGCGATGGGACTGATCATCCACTGTCTCTTTCCGGTCGCCGACGCCTACCTGCTCGACTCGCTGCCCGACGAGAACCGCGCCAGCGCCTACGCGGGCTTCAGCGCGACGATGATGCTCATCCAGGCGACCGGCAGCGTCGCCGTCGGCGCGTTCGCGCAGGTCGGTCTGGGTTACACGGCCGTCTTCCGCGGCTACGCGCTGTTCGTCGCCGCCATCGCCGTCGCCATGGCCGTCCTCGCACGCGCCGGGCGACTCCCGCGGGGCGGCTACGCCTGA
- a CDS encoding methyl-accepting chemotaxis protein, whose product MNVAQTLVPARARRSYTAKLGAIFALVIGVTFAFGGVAYLEVTAALEAGDAAAVGEAATSGILGLLVLTVINLGLVAATVGGNTAAALSSLSTRATRMGEGELDVDLSTRREDEIGDLYDSFDEMRTSLRESLEETEAAKEEAERERERAEEAREQAEEAQAEAERERERLADVNAELEAEAERFGEVMARCADGDLTQRLEAEADGETEAMESIATSFNEMMDGIESLVGRIQGFATDVSDASRDVRANAESVMDASEDVSDTIAEISQGSDTQTEKIREIAAEMDDISATTEEMAASAAQVAATSHEAAQASENGLETAEAAIEAMNEVESQTDASVAEIETLHEEIQEIGEITEIIADIAEQTNLLALNASIEAAHANDDGDGFAVVASEVKSLAEETKEATTEIEDSIDRIQEQTQMTVEDIRETSDRISNGVETVEETVDSLEVIVESVEEANTGIQQINESTDTQAESTEQVASMIDDVAEISETTAAEANDVANAAQSQSTAAREVFGRVEDLSDGAETLLELLQDTQLSHTSANAGGGSGAGRGAGVGAAPNPGEGV is encoded by the coding sequence ATGAACGTAGCACAGACGTTAGTTCCGGCTCGCGCTCGCCGGAGCTATACGGCGAAACTCGGCGCGATCTTCGCGCTGGTGATCGGGGTCACGTTCGCCTTCGGCGGGGTGGCGTACCTCGAGGTAACGGCGGCGCTCGAGGCCGGCGATGCGGCCGCTGTCGGCGAGGCGGCGACGTCGGGGATTCTCGGGTTGCTCGTCCTGACGGTGATCAATCTCGGCCTCGTCGCGGCGACGGTCGGGGGGAACACGGCAGCGGCACTGTCCTCGCTGTCCACTCGGGCGACGCGCATGGGCGAGGGGGAACTCGACGTCGATCTCTCGACGCGCCGGGAGGACGAGATCGGCGACCTTTACGACTCGTTCGACGAGATGCGAACCTCGCTGCGGGAGTCGCTCGAGGAGACCGAGGCGGCGAAGGAGGAAGCCGAACGCGAGCGTGAACGTGCTGAGGAAGCCCGCGAACAGGCGGAGGAGGCACAGGCGGAAGCCGAACGCGAGCGCGAACGACTCGCCGACGTCAACGCCGAACTCGAGGCCGAGGCCGAACGTTTCGGCGAGGTGATGGCCCGCTGCGCCGACGGCGACCTGACCCAGCGCCTCGAAGCCGAAGCCGACGGCGAGACCGAGGCGATGGAATCGATCGCGACCTCGTTCAACGAGATGATGGACGGGATCGAGTCGCTGGTCGGTCGCATTCAGGGCTTCGCGACGGACGTCTCGGACGCGAGCCGGGACGTGCGTGCGAACGCCGAATCCGTAATGGACGCCAGCGAGGACGTCAGCGACACCATCGCGGAGATCTCGCAGGGGTCGGACACCCAGACCGAGAAGATCCGCGAGATCGCGGCGGAGATGGACGACATCTCCGCGACGACCGAGGAGATGGCCGCCAGCGCCGCCCAGGTCGCCGCGACCTCCCACGAGGCGGCCCAGGCCAGCGAGAACGGCCTCGAGACCGCCGAGGCGGCCATCGAGGCGATGAACGAGGTCGAATCACAGACCGACGCCTCGGTCGCGGAGATCGAGACGCTCCACGAGGAGATCCAGGAGATCGGCGAGATCACGGAGATCATCGCCGACATCGCCGAGCAGACGAACCTGCTCGCGCTCAACGCCTCGATCGAGGCGGCCCACGCCAACGACGACGGCGACGGGTTCGCCGTCGTCGCGAGCGAGGTCAAGAGCCTCGCCGAGGAGACCAAGGAGGCGACGACCGAGATCGAGGATTCGATCGATCGAATCCAGGAACAGACCCAGATGACCGTCGAGGACATCCGCGAGACGAGCGACCGCATCTCCAACGGCGTCGAGACCGTCGAGGAGACGGTCGACTCCCTCGAGGTGATCGTCGAGTCCGTCGAGGAGGCCAACACCGGCATCCAGCAGATCAACGAGTCGACGGACACGCAAGCCGAGTCGACCGAGCAGGTCGCGAGCATGATCGATGACGTGGCCGAGATCTCCGAGACGACCGCTGCGGAGGCCAACGACGTCGCGAACGCGGCCCAGTCGCAGTCGACCGCCGCCCGCGAGGTCTTCGGCCGGGTCGAGGACCTCTCCGACGGCGCCGAGACGCTGCTCGAGCTCCTGCAGGACACGCAGCTCTCGCACACGAGCGCGAACGCCGGTGGCGGTTCCGGGGCCGGTCGCGGTGCCGGCGTCGGTGCGGCCCCGAATCCGGGTGAGGGCGTATGA
- a CDS encoding MBL fold metallo-hydrolase, whose amino-acid sequence MRVTFLGTGSAMPTGERFQTGILVQDDGRTLLVDCGSGVLHRLQQSGVGYESVSTVLLTHHHLDHVSDLLPLVKARWLAGEEHLEIVGPQGTKALVDDLLSVYDYLEGRIDLRIREVHEGEFSVAGFDVAAYETRHSVPCLAYRFDDRFTFSGDSEAFGGLTNFAEGSAILAHDCSFPDDVDVSNHPTPETLGKALSGRDIGRVYLTHCYPHTDGRHEEMLESIGAHYDGDVRFAEDLTTVSIE is encoded by the coding sequence ATGCGCGTCACCTTTCTCGGGACCGGAAGCGCCATGCCGACCGGCGAGCGCTTCCAGACCGGTATTCTCGTGCAGGACGACGGCCGAACGCTGCTGGTCGACTGCGGCTCCGGTGTCCTCCACCGGCTTCAGCAGTCCGGCGTCGGCTACGAGAGCGTCTCGACGGTCCTGCTGACCCACCATCACCTCGATCACGTCAGCGACCTCCTGCCGCTGGTCAAGGCCCGCTGGCTCGCCGGCGAGGAGCACCTCGAGATCGTCGGCCCGCAGGGGACGAAGGCGCTGGTCGACGACCTACTGTCGGTTTACGACTACCTCGAGGGGCGGATCGATCTGCGGATTCGGGAGGTCCACGAGGGCGAGTTTTCGGTCGCCGGCTTCGACGTTGCGGCCTACGAAACGCGTCACTCGGTGCCCTGTCTGGCCTACCGGTTCGACGATCGATTCACCTTCAGCGGCGACAGCGAGGCCTTCGGCGGACTGACAAACTTCGCAGAGGGGTCGGCGATCCTGGCTCACGACTGCTCCTTTCCGGACGACGTCGACGTCTCGAACCATCCGACGCCGGAGACGCTCGGGAAGGCGCTTTCGGGCCGCGACATCGGTCGGGTCTACCTCACACACTGCTATCCGCACACCGACGGGCGCCACGAGGAGATGCTCGAGTCGATCGGCGCCCACTACGACGGCGACGTGCGGTTCGCTGAAGACCTCACGACGGTTTCCATCGAGTAA
- a CDS encoding mRNA surveillance protein pelota, whose protein sequence is MQIKDREQVEGGRERVTVVPESVDDLWHLQYVLEPGDRVAGDTTRRIQRNDDQMRDTGGEREHMWVAIAVEDIEFHKFANRLRVGGEIVACSREDQLGFHHTLNVEERDELSIEKRFKPDQEARLEEAEEATENPDVAIATVEEGQAHVHTVAQYGTEERATITGPTGKGEYARERSELFSELGDVLKRQDADAIILAGPGFTKQDAYKYIEDNEPEVAEKITMVDTAAVGDRGVHEVLKRGAVADVQQETRIESEAEYIDELTERMAQGAKAAYGPEEVQQAADYGAIDRLLILDDRLRKERGPEGEWDIDVDQIVRTTEQKGGEVTVFSSEFPPGQQLSNLGGIAALLRYRLE, encoded by the coding sequence ATGCAGATTAAAGACCGGGAGCAGGTCGAAGGCGGGCGCGAGCGGGTGACGGTCGTCCCCGAGAGCGTCGACGACCTGTGGCACCTCCAGTACGTTTTAGAGCCCGGCGACCGCGTCGCGGGCGATACGACCCGGCGCATCCAGCGCAACGACGACCAGATGCGGGACACGGGCGGCGAGCGCGAGCACATGTGGGTCGCCATCGCCGTCGAGGATATCGAGTTCCACAAGTTCGCGAACCGGCTGCGGGTCGGCGGCGAGATCGTCGCCTGCTCGCGGGAGGACCAGCTCGGGTTCCACCACACGCTGAACGTCGAGGAGCGCGACGAACTCTCGATCGAGAAGCGGTTTAAGCCGGATCAGGAGGCTCGCCTCGAGGAGGCCGAGGAGGCCACGGAGAACCCGGACGTCGCCATCGCGACCGTCGAGGAGGGTCAGGCTCACGTCCACACGGTCGCCCAGTACGGGACCGAAGAGCGGGCGACGATCACCGGCCCCACCGGCAAAGGTGAATACGCCCGCGAGCGCTCGGAGCTGTTCTCGGAACTCGGGGACGTCCTCAAGCGGCAGGACGCCGACGCGATCATTCTGGCCGGCCCCGGCTTCACGAAGCAGGACGCCTACAAGTACATCGAGGACAACGAGCCCGAGGTCGCCGAGAAGATTACGATGGTCGACACGGCCGCCGTCGGCGACCGGGGCGTCCACGAGGTCCTCAAACGCGGCGCCGTCGCGGACGTCCAGCAGGAGACCCGCATCGAGAGCGAGGCCGAGTACATCGACGAACTCACCGAGCGCATGGCCCAGGGCGCGAAAGCGGCCTACGGTCCCGAAGAGGTCCAGCAGGCCGCCGACTACGGCGCGATCGACCGGCTCCTGATCCTGGACGATCGGCTCCGGAAGGAGCGCGGTCCCGAGGGCGAGTGGGACATCGACGTCGACCAGATCGTCCGCACGACCGAGCAGAAAGGCGGCGAGGTGACCGTCTTCTCGAGCGAGTTCCCGCCGGGCCAACAGCTGTCGAATCTGGGCGGGATCGCCGCGCTGCTGCGGTACCGCCTCGAGTGA
- a CDS encoding TrmB family transcriptional regulator, with amino-acid sequence MTDAIDESAAVDAFEHLGLTSYEAKVFIALHRLGAGTARDVAEITDVPRSQVYSVADSLEERGLLEVQQSNPIRYRPVSVDEARETLREQFEREQDRAFAYVESVRDEAAGEETQEDIWTIRGRDRIDDRAVDLLSQAEKRIVFGTRLPELVTDAIRRTLEDRATAGATVVTVSQIDEVQAAFDSLEDVAVESPFMHRTDDQRSGRIVLVDDDSILLSVIDDDGSETAIWSSGSLFASVLIQLIEANVEADVRRT; translated from the coding sequence ATGACCGACGCGATCGACGAGAGCGCGGCGGTCGACGCCTTCGAACACCTGGGGCTGACCAGCTACGAGGCCAAGGTGTTCATCGCGCTCCACCGACTCGGCGCGGGGACCGCCCGCGACGTCGCCGAGATCACCGACGTCCCGCGGTCGCAGGTCTACAGCGTGGCCGACAGCTTAGAGGAGCGGGGCCTGCTCGAGGTCCAGCAGTCGAATCCGATCCGCTACCGGCCGGTCAGCGTCGACGAGGCCCGCGAGACGCTGCGCGAGCAGTTCGAGCGCGAACAGGACCGAGCGTTCGCGTACGTCGAATCGGTACGGGACGAAGCCGCCGGCGAGGAGACCCAGGAGGACATCTGGACGATTCGGGGCCGCGACCGGATCGACGACCGCGCCGTCGACCTCCTCTCGCAAGCCGAAAAGCGGATCGTCTTCGGCACGCGGCTCCCGGAACTCGTCACCGACGCGATCCGGCGAACGCTCGAGGACCGGGCGACCGCCGGCGCGACGGTGGTGACGGTGAGCCAGATCGACGAGGTCCAGGCGGCGTTCGACTCGCTCGAGGACGTCGCGGTCGAGTCGCCGTTCATGCACCGGACGGACGACCAGCGGTCGGGGCGGATCGTGCTCGTCGACGACGACAGCATCCTGCTGAGCGTGATCGACGACGACGGGAGCGAGACGGCGATCTGGAGTTCGGGATCGCTGTTCGCGTCCGTCTTGATTCAGCTCATCGAGGCGAACGTCGAGGCCGACGTGCGGCGGACCTAA
- a CDS encoding bacteriorhodopsin, whose protein sequence is MIEPTLVFWLGAIGMAAGTIAFAWGRQSAAAESRQYYTVLGAISLIATLAYAAMAMGYGWLSVDGRTVFAPRYIDWILTTPLLLLYLGWLADVNRNRLALVAGVNTVVMVGGFGAALLTGTVRFALFGLAAVAYVGLLYLILQPMTTRASEQADAIQSLFTGLRNLTVILWSVYPVIWLLGTAGFGLLTLPVDVMLTTYLDLLTKVGFGLIALNAGAALEAEYGDGASFGDAQASDEVAASAS, encoded by the coding sequence ATGATCGAGCCGACGCTCGTCTTCTGGCTCGGGGCGATCGGAATGGCTGCAGGGACGATCGCGTTCGCCTGGGGCAGACAGTCCGCGGCCGCCGAGTCCCGGCAGTACTACACGGTACTCGGCGCGATCAGTCTGATCGCCACGCTCGCCTACGCTGCGATGGCGATGGGCTACGGCTGGCTCTCGGTCGACGGCCGAACGGTCTTCGCGCCGCGGTACATCGACTGGATCCTGACGACGCCGCTGTTGCTGCTCTATCTCGGCTGGCTCGCCGACGTCAACCGGAATCGACTCGCGCTCGTCGCCGGCGTCAACACGGTCGTCATGGTCGGCGGCTTCGGGGCGGCGCTGCTGACCGGCACGGTCCGGTTCGCGCTGTTCGGCCTTGCCGCGGTCGCGTACGTCGGTCTGCTGTACCTGATCCTGCAACCGATGACCACCCGCGCAAGTGAACAGGCCGACGCCATCCAGTCGCTGTTCACCGGCCTTCGGAACCTCACGGTCATCCTCTGGTCCGTCTATCCGGTGATCTGGCTGCTCGGTACTGCCGGCTTCGGCCTGCTGACCCTCCCGGTCGACGTCATGCTCACGACCTACCTCGATCTGCTCACCAAGGTCGGGTTCGGCCTGATCGCGCTCAACGCCGGCGCCGCGCTCGAGGCCGAGTACGGCGACGGAGCGTCGTTCGGCGACGCGCAGGCGAGCGACGAGGTGGCCGCGTCGGCGTCGTAA
- a CDS encoding MMPL family transporter translates to MSVPERIADVITSHSRLVLVVLLVTTALVGAGMPMVDDDSSLDQFESESDEAQALERIDGNFTSDQQENTTSVQMITRGDRTDENVLTKESLLASLEFQQELRNNESINETLVNDNPITGVENLVAVTAITDERVAELENRSADLEARSAELNETTARLEEGLNETVALQRERDQIEATYNESDPEYQQRPSDEDFAAVVENATRGLDDEQAAEYEEYVGQLREIESQLFEIEREAADPASVPEYQELQQQREDVYAGATMGVLETEYEQLEADSEQLEADWAALEEDDGQPSLDDQIEALEDLDGEAFNDTVERTLSDGDDGENFAIGLMPSEYEPGSTEADARMTSITQSTAGADAAGAEEMGAIDDRTVESQLEIRDLANAHDGDYVVFGGGIVTDEIDRSMGDSLAIVGPLAMLFVVVALLVAYRDLLDIILGVVGIVVVLVWTFGFMGWAGIAFNQMFVAVPVLLIGLSIDYAIHVFMRHREQRESAGTADANADGVRGSMTIALAGVGVALVWVTATTVIGFLSNLVSPIGPIREFGIVSSVGIVAALIVFGALIPAAKVEIDEFLEGRGYDRRKRAFGTGGGRFSELLTVGSTAARKLPAILLVLVLVLSAGGVYGATQVDTSFEQEDFLAEDPPAWTERLPGGLSPGEYQAKADMEFVNQHFQRADSQAQILVEGEIDDPAALERIDAARDDAADSKVAYQLATGEADVQDPLSTMERVAAQNESFNESFEAADTDDDGVPDGNVTDLYDQLFEVDEDAAGQVLSRTDGGGEGGEGGYEYDAARLVIGVQGDASAGDTTDEMRDIAGAIEDGADVTAVATGDPIVSYIVEQDLLDTVLESLLITLVAVFAFLTVAYWLTGNSASLGIVTLLPVAFSVSWILGTMYLIGMPFNVLTGMITSLTIGLGVAYSIHVSARYSLELERQGNVWSALRTTVTGTGGALLGSAATTVGGFGTLAFAILPALQQFGIITALTITYAFLASVVVLPSLLVLWTRYLGPDVSFDPSGAGGPAPAASDGGTPTDEPRTGGNDSGGDDE, encoded by the coding sequence ATGAGCGTGCCGGAACGGATCGCCGACGTCATCACGTCTCATTCTCGCCTCGTTCTCGTCGTCCTGCTCGTGACGACCGCGCTCGTCGGCGCCGGCATGCCGATGGTCGACGACGACTCCTCGCTCGATCAGTTCGAGAGCGAATCCGACGAGGCACAGGCCTTAGAGCGCATCGACGGCAACTTCACGAGCGACCAACAGGAGAATACGACGAGCGTCCAGATGATCACGAGAGGCGATCGAACCGACGAGAACGTCCTCACGAAGGAGTCGCTACTCGCCTCCCTCGAGTTCCAGCAGGAACTTCGGAACAACGAGTCCATCAACGAGACGCTCGTCAACGACAATCCGATCACCGGCGTAGAGAATCTGGTCGCCGTTACGGCGATCACGGACGAGCGGGTCGCCGAACTCGAGAACCGCAGCGCCGACCTCGAGGCCCGTAGCGCGGAGCTAAACGAGACGACCGCGCGGCTCGAGGAGGGACTCAACGAGACGGTCGCGTTACAGCGCGAACGCGACCAGATCGAGGCCACGTATAACGAGAGCGATCCCGAGTACCAGCAACGACCGAGCGACGAAGACTTCGCAGCCGTCGTCGAGAACGCGACGCGAGGGCTCGACGACGAGCAGGCCGCCGAGTACGAGGAGTACGTCGGCCAACTCCGCGAGATCGAGTCGCAACTGTTCGAGATCGAGCGGGAAGCCGCCGATCCGGCGTCGGTCCCCGAATACCAGGAGCTCCAGCAACAGCGCGAGGACGTCTACGCCGGCGCGACGATGGGCGTCCTCGAGACCGAGTACGAACAACTCGAGGCGGATTCCGAACAACTCGAGGCCGACTGGGCGGCGCTCGAGGAGGACGACGGACAGCCGTCGCTGGACGACCAGATCGAGGCGCTCGAGGACCTCGACGGCGAGGCGTTCAACGACACCGTCGAGCGGACGCTCTCGGACGGCGACGACGGAGAGAACTTCGCGATCGGCCTGATGCCCAGCGAGTACGAGCCGGGCAGCACCGAGGCCGACGCCCGGATGACGTCGATCACCCAGTCGACCGCCGGCGCGGATGCGGCGGGTGCGGAGGAGATGGGCGCGATCGACGACCGGACCGTCGAGAGTCAACTCGAGATCCGCGACCTCGCGAACGCCCACGACGGTGACTACGTCGTCTTCGGCGGCGGAATCGTCACCGACGAGATCGACCGTTCGATGGGCGACAGCCTCGCGATCGTCGGCCCGCTCGCGATGCTGTTCGTCGTCGTCGCCCTGCTTGTCGCCTATCGCGACCTGCTCGATATCATCCTCGGGGTGGTCGGTATCGTGGTCGTCCTCGTCTGGACGTTCGGCTTCATGGGCTGGGCCGGGATCGCGTTCAATCAGATGTTCGTCGCGGTACCCGTCCTGCTGATCGGGCTCTCGATCGACTACGCGATTCACGTCTTCATGCGGCACCGAGAACAGCGAGAGTCCGCCGGAACCGCCGACGCCAACGCCGACGGCGTCCGCGGCTCCATGACCATCGCCCTCGCCGGCGTCGGCGTCGCCCTCGTCTGGGTGACCGCGACGACCGTCATCGGCTTCCTCTCGAATCTGGTCAGTCCCATCGGTCCCATCCGCGAGTTCGGGATCGTCAGCTCCGTCGGTATCGTCGCCGCGCTGATCGTCTTCGGCGCCCTGATCCCCGCCGCCAAGGTCGAAATCGACGAGTTCCTCGAGGGCCGCGGGTACGATCGCCGCAAGCGGGCGTTCGGGACCGGCGGCGGCCGCTTCAGCGAACTCCTGACGGTCGGTTCGACTGCCGCCCGGAAGCTGCCCGCAATTCTGCTCGTGCTCGTCCTGGTGCTCTCGGCCGGCGGCGTCTACGGCGCGACGCAGGTCGACACCAGCTTCGAGCAGGAGGACTTCCTCGCGGAGGATCCGCCGGCCTGGACCGAGCGGCTGCCGGGCGGGCTGAGCCCCGGCGAGTACCAGGCCAAGGCGGACATGGAGTTCGTCAACCAGCACTTCCAGCGGGCGGACAGCCAGGCCCAGATCCTCGTCGAGGGCGAGATCGACGATCCGGCAGCGCTCGAGCGGATCGACGCGGCGCGCGACGACGCCGCGGACAGCAAGGTCGCCTACCAGCTGGCGACCGGCGAGGCGGACGTGCAGGATCCGCTGTCGACGATGGAGCGAGTCGCGGCGCAAAACGAGTCGTTCAACGAGTCGTTCGAGGCCGCCGACACCGACGACGACGGGGTGCCCGACGGGAATGTCACGGATCTCTACGACCAGTTGTTCGAGGTTGACGAGGACGCCGCCGGGCAGGTGCTCTCCCGTACCGACGGTGGCGGCGAGGGCGGCGAGGGCGGATACGAGTACGACGCCGCCCGACTAGTCATCGGCGTGCAGGGCGACGCGAGCGCCGGCGACACGACCGACGAGATGCGCGACATCGCCGGCGCGATCGAGGACGGCGCGGACGTTACCGCCGTCGCGACCGGCGATCCGATCGTCAGCTACATCGTCGAACAGGACCTGCTCGATACCGTCCTCGAGAGCCTGCTGATCACGCTGGTGGCCGTCTTCGCCTTCCTCACGGTCGCCTACTGGCTGACCGGCAACAGCGCGTCGCTGGGGATCGTAACCCTCCTGCCGGTCGCGTTCTCGGTCAGTTGGATCCTCGGGACGATGTACCTCATCGGGATGCCCTTCAACGTGCTGACGGGGATGATCACGAGCCTCACCATCGGGCTCGGCGTGGCCTACAGCATCCACGTCAGCGCGCGGTACTCGCTCGAGTTGGAACGGCAGGGTAACGTCTGGTCGGCGCTGCGAACGACCGTCACTGGCACCGGCGGCGCCCTGCTCGGCAGCGCGGCGACGACCGTCGGCGGGTTCGGGACGCTCGCGTTCGCGATCCTGCCCGCTCTCCAGCAGTTCGGCATCATCACGGCGCTGACGATCACGTACGCGTTCCTCGCGAGCGTCGTCGTCCTCCCGTCGCTGTTGGTGCTGTGGACGCGGTACCTCGGTCCCGACGTGTCCTTCGATCCGTCGGGTGCCGGCGGTCCGGCGCCGGCGGCCAGCGACGGGGGCACGCCGACCGACGAGCCTCGAACCGGCGGTAATGACAGCGGGGGTGACGACGAATGA
- the tsaA gene encoding tRNA (N6-threonylcarbamoyladenosine(37)-N6)-methyltransferase TrmO — MSAPAPAPALECEPIGVVRTPFETPADAPRQGLETDLEGEIVLAPEYERALEGLAAKKTVEVVWHADRVERSALRVRDGERGVFSTRAPQRPNPICVTTCDVLAVEPPRVTVAGVDMVDDTPVLDLKPSLE; from the coding sequence ATGTCAGCGCCAGCGCCAGCGCCAGCGCTCGAGTGCGAGCCGATCGGCGTCGTTCGAACGCCGTTCGAGACGCCCGCCGACGCGCCCAGACAAGGCCTCGAGACCGATCTCGAGGGCGAGATCGTCCTCGCCCCGGAGTACGAGCGCGCACTCGAGGGGCTCGCCGCGAAGAAGACGGTCGAGGTCGTCTGGCACGCCGATCGGGTGGAGCGATCAGCCCTGCGCGTTCGCGACGGCGAGCGAGGCGTTTTCTCGACGCGAGCGCCGCAGCGGCCGAACCCGATCTGTGTCACTACCTGTGACGTGCTCGCGGTCGAACCGCCGCGGGTGACCGTCGCCGGGGTCGATATGGTCGACGACACGCCGGTGCTGGATCTGAAGCCATCCCTCGAGTGA